One Chitinophaga parva DNA segment encodes these proteins:
- a CDS encoding SusC/RagA family TonB-linked outer membrane protein: MKLTSVLSLIGCLHVSASVFSQHINLSERDASLKSILNQLEKQSGYTFFYNADLVRQAPHVNVDIHNATLQEALDACFQALPLRYAVIDNTVVITHRNMDFYKPISAAQPIVLIGKVTDEAGNPLPGVTLKVKNTSTGAVTNNEGQFTLFVPDRERSVVVVTFIGYTTREITGKELANPFNIILKDNVSALDEVQILAYGQTSKRLLTGNVTTVTAKEISINPVTNVLSALQGRVPGLYITQNSGLPNASYVTQIRGNSSFNLSQPLFVVDGVTYPANETLNYLNNGDLNNVISQGGSALNFLSPSEIESVTVLKDADATAIYGSRGANGVILITTKKGKAGTPQLSVNARSGVSMRGSMPKLLNTQQYLALRREAFANDNAQPKAADLDLNGTWDTTRYTDWQRYATGLHPVNTEVNAAYGGGNGMVNYRISGLFHQQGSVQLGGGNTRDIGLRFDLNSTSPNKKFYFDMSGGFSSNMNNTKPGDLSNLGISTLAPNAPPLLGPDGQLNWSDIGSNQNLLSDIKLLYNSTTNNLLGNTVLRYEPVKGLTFNATIGYNLLMGRDFRAAPTDYFQPVGNVALRINSARGEYNIRTWTLDPNIAYTFKLGKKGTMDTRVGVTLVDKFNPYSSISGTGFIGDALLYNPSLATTVTANYSQTPGRNLGYFGIVKYNWADKYLLSLNGRYDGSTKFGENKQFGAFGSVGAAWIFTEEPWVKDQVPGLSFGKLRGSYGITGNDGIKDYQYLSTYSTTRSYGGVAGLTPTRLANPNLQWEQIKKRELGLYLEFFKGRITFDGDYYNDMTSHQLVTSFLSSVTGFTQYPLNSPALIRTSGWELSLTTYNVRNHHFTWSTTINMTIPKSILVAYPGLSTSAVSTSYVIGKSPFLQKLYNYAGVDPETGSYTYINAKGDKGPFTPFLSPVQLDQVKDKTQYVDLAPKYFGGIGNSFTYNRLHLDVFFEFRNRIGRNFLGSQSQMPGQFNVNTTTEWLRRWQHPGDHTDVPKVSQGIAAILGQGNFALSTGAYERATYARLSNLNLSYSLSPKLVRKARMTGASVFFQAQNLLTISKYKGGLDPENLTPGSMPPLRILTGGLSINL; the protein is encoded by the coding sequence ATGAAATTAACCAGTGTTCTATCACTCATTGGATGCCTGCACGTCAGCGCTTCCGTTTTCAGCCAACATATCAACCTTTCCGAAAGGGATGCCAGTCTTAAAAGCATTTTAAACCAACTCGAAAAACAGAGCGGTTACACGTTCTTTTACAATGCGGACCTGGTAAGGCAGGCCCCGCATGTAAACGTAGACATTCACAACGCCACGCTGCAGGAGGCCCTGGACGCCTGTTTCCAGGCCTTGCCACTGCGTTATGCCGTGATCGACAACACGGTGGTGATCACCCACCGCAACATGGATTTCTATAAACCCATCAGCGCAGCACAGCCTATTGTACTCATTGGTAAAGTGACCGATGAAGCAGGCAATCCTTTACCCGGCGTAACGCTGAAGGTAAAGAATACCAGTACCGGCGCGGTAACCAACAACGAAGGGCAGTTCACCCTCTTCGTACCTGACCGGGAAAGATCTGTAGTGGTCGTGACTTTCATTGGCTACACCACCCGGGAGATCACCGGCAAGGAACTGGCCAACCCGTTCAACATCATCCTGAAAGACAACGTAAGCGCCCTGGACGAGGTACAGATCCTCGCTTACGGCCAGACCAGCAAGCGCCTGCTCACCGGTAACGTAACAACGGTAACGGCCAAAGAGATCAGCATCAACCCGGTGACCAACGTGCTCTCCGCCCTCCAGGGCCGCGTACCGGGACTCTATATCACGCAGAACTCCGGCCTGCCCAATGCGTCTTACGTAACACAGATCCGTGGCAACAGCAGCTTTAATTTATCCCAGCCGCTCTTCGTGGTGGATGGCGTTACCTACCCTGCCAATGAAACACTGAATTACCTCAACAACGGAGATCTGAACAACGTTATATCCCAGGGCGGCAGTGCGCTCAACTTCCTGTCGCCTTCTGAAATAGAAAGTGTAACGGTGCTGAAAGACGCAGACGCTACCGCTATCTATGGCTCACGCGGGGCCAACGGGGTGATCCTCATCACCACGAAGAAAGGCAAGGCCGGCACACCCCAGCTTTCGGTAAATGCGCGTAGCGGCGTATCCATGCGCGGCAGCATGCCCAAGCTGCTCAATACCCAGCAATACCTGGCCCTCCGGCGCGAAGCCTTTGCCAATGACAACGCACAGCCCAAGGCCGCAGACCTGGACCTGAATGGCACCTGGGACACCACCCGCTACACGGACTGGCAACGCTACGCCACCGGCCTGCACCCGGTGAATACAGAGGTGAACGCAGCCTACGGCGGCGGCAATGGGATGGTGAATTACCGCATCAGCGGGCTTTTCCACCAGCAGGGAAGCGTGCAACTGGGGGGCGGCAATACCAGGGACATTGGCCTGCGCTTTGACCTGAACAGCACTTCGCCCAACAAGAAATTCTACTTCGATATGTCCGGTGGTTTTTCTTCCAACATGAATAACACCAAACCAGGCGACCTTTCCAACCTGGGCATCTCCACCCTGGCCCCCAATGCGCCACCCCTGCTGGGGCCGGACGGGCAGCTAAACTGGAGCGACATCGGCAGCAATCAGAACCTGCTTTCAGACATCAAGCTGCTGTACAACAGTACCACCAATAACCTGCTGGGCAATACCGTGCTGCGTTATGAGCCGGTGAAAGGGCTTACCTTCAATGCAACGATCGGCTACAACCTCCTGATGGGACGGGATTTCCGGGCGGCGCCTACGGATTATTTCCAGCCGGTAGGCAATGTGGCGTTACGCATTAACTCCGCCCGCGGGGAATACAACATCCGCACCTGGACACTGGACCCCAACATTGCCTACACCTTTAAGCTCGGCAAAAAGGGCACCATGGACACCCGCGTAGGGGTGACCCTCGTGGATAAATTCAATCCTTACAGTTCTATTTCCGGCACCGGTTTTATTGGCGATGCACTGCTGTACAATCCATCCCTTGCGACAACGGTGACTGCTAACTATAGCCAGACACCCGGCCGCAACCTGGGTTATTTTGGTATTGTCAAATACAACTGGGCTGATAAATACCTGCTCAGTCTTAATGGCCGCTACGACGGGTCTACCAAGTTTGGAGAGAATAAACAGTTCGGCGCATTTGGCTCCGTAGGCGCCGCCTGGATCTTTACCGAAGAACCCTGGGTGAAAGACCAGGTTCCCGGCCTCTCTTTTGGTAAACTGCGTGGCAGTTACGGCATCACCGGCAATGATGGCATCAAGGATTACCAGTACCTTTCCACTTACTCCACCACCCGCTCCTATGGCGGTGTAGCGGGCCTTACGCCCACACGCCTGGCCAATCCCAACCTGCAATGGGAGCAGATCAAAAAGCGGGAACTGGGCCTTTACCTGGAGTTCTTCAAAGGCCGCATCACCTTTGACGGTGATTACTATAACGACATGACCTCCCACCAGCTGGTGACCAGCTTCCTGTCGTCTGTAACCGGTTTTACACAATACCCGCTGAACTCCCCTGCGCTGATCCGCACCAGTGGATGGGAACTGAGCCTCACTACCTATAATGTCAGGAATCATCATTTCACCTGGTCTACCACTATTAACATGACCATCCCCAAATCCATACTGGTGGCCTATCCCGGCCTGAGTACCTCCGCGGTGAGCACTTCCTATGTGATCGGCAAATCGCCCTTCCTGCAGAAGCTTTACAACTATGCAGGGGTAGATCCTGAAACCGGTAGTTATACTTATATCAATGCCAAAGGAGATAAAGGCCCGTTTACGCCTTTCCTCTCGCCGGTGCAACTGGACCAGGTAAAAGATAAAACGCAGTACGTGGATCTTGCGCCAAAATACTTCGGCGGCATTGGCAATAGTTTTACCTACAACCGCCTGCACCTGGATGTGTTCTTCGAATTCAGGAACCGCATTGGCAGGAACTTCCTGGGCTCCCAGTCCCAGATGCCCGGCCAGTTCAATGTCAATACCACAACGGAATGGCTGCGGCGCTGGCAACATCCCGGCGATCATACGGACGTACCCAAGGTATCGCAAGGCATTGCGGCCATCCTGGGGCAAGGCAATTTTGCACTCAGCACGGGTGCATATGAGCGCGCCACCTACGCCCGCCTGAGTAACCTGAACCTCTCCTACAGCCTGTCGCCCAAGCTGGTCAGGAAAGCCCGTATGACCGGCGCCAGCGTGTTCTTCCAGGCCCAGAACCTGCTCACCATTTCCAAATATAAAGGTGGCCTGGACCCCGAAAACCTGACACCGGGTAGCATGCCGCCGCTTCGCATTCTCACTGGTGGCCTCAGTATTAATCTTTAA